TGTTTGCCTATGCAACAAATTTTTCATCGTAATCACTGTTGTTTTTAGTTATAGAATTTCCATTGCCTTCTTTTTAATAGTTTCCATTGTTCTGAGATTCTCAATTTGTTCATTCACTGTCACTGTATATTTTCCTTTACATCCTTGAGCATATTTATGATACATCTGTGAGGTCCTCGTGTGCTGacttctttgtattttatgtttggtaattttttattgtatgcttAACATCATAATAGAGACATAGAGAGTAGGGATTCTGTTACATatctatgaagaaaaattaattttcttctggCCTGCAGTTAACCTGGCTGGGCTCAAACTCAACTCTGTCTCCCCTACATTGGGCAGCAAAATCTCTGCTCAGTTTTTTTAGCTTCCAGCTGCTACTTTTTGCCAGGCTCCCTGGAGTTTCCCCCTGTGCACGTGTGGTTCAGGGATCAGCCCTGGAATTGAACAGAGTTTAGGTATAAACTTTGGGGCTCATCCCCTCTGTGTCTCCTTTCTTCCTGGCATTTCCCCTGGTCTCTCCACCAGCCCTGATTCTTGAACTCTGTCGTCTGACCACTCAATCCTGTAGGATGCTGCTTTTCGCCACCCAGCACCACATCAACCAGGAAAAAAAGCCACAAACACACAAATCTCGCCCACAGAGTTCTGTTTTTCCAACAGTTgacttcttttccatttctgcctGCTTTTGGTAGCTCTCCGTTCATTCAaacggttttgttttgttgcaaacTTTACAATTGTTATCTCAAGGAGGGCCAATCTACCCAAGCACCTCTGCCATCACCAAAAGCAGGAACTCTCTCACCCTACTTCATCGTCTCCTTTTTTGCAATGAATAATCTAACATGAACATCTTTCCACATGATCATATGTTCTTCTACATTTTGTTTAACATAGTGTTTCATTCTGTGGACATGCCATATAATTTATTAAACCATTTGCTAGAACTTCCAACTACAGTCATGTGCtatataatgatgttttggtcaatgacaaaccacatatatgatggtggtcccgtaagattataatactTTATTGGTACGGtaccttttctgtttttagataCACAAGTACTGCCCACTGTGTTACAGTTGCTTACAGCATTCAGTACGGTAACATGTTATACAGGTTGGTAGCCTAGGAGTAGTAGCTAGACagtatagcctaggtgtgtagtaggctgcaCCATCTAGGTTCTTGTAAGCGCGCTCTGCGATGTTTACACAATGATGACATcacctaaggatgcatttctcagactgtatccccattgttaagtgatgcTGACTGTATTCaaatttttgctattacaaataatgttgaTGAATATTCTTGTAGTTATGCCCATGGTTATTTCCTTAAAAATCCCAAAATTATTGCTGGGTCAGATATTTAATCTTTCAGTTGTTCCAAGCGATTCTTTAGTATTATTGTACCTCTTATGTGTACAAGgttgttttaatatgttttaatagaattttattctaagtaCATTATATTTTACTGTGTTAATGTTGGGCATCTCAATATTAAACTGTTTCATAGTCACATATCTTGCATCTTTAAAACTTTGAACTAAGCCTAAATCGTTTCTGGATTTTCTGCAATATTTCTTTCAGAGTCCTGTTCGATTTGATACCTTTGATAGCCTTTCACTAAGTATTCCAGCCGCCACATGGGTATGTACTGATTTATGGTTTATTTGGAGTCTGTTTCAGAAACATTTCAATCTGAAAGGGCTTTGAGGCATTTTATGTGGCTCAGGCACTATGTGTAATTCAGATACATGGTTGGTTGAACCCTCTCTTAACTTTCATATGGTGGCATGATTATGGGAGAGAGGAAAATGAATCGTTTTTCTTTTGCTCCAGAAATTTTGGCTTTTTGAATACACACGCAcgcatgcgcgcacacacacacacacacacacacacacacacacacacacagacattaaCCTCAGATTGAAAGATACCTAAAACAGCGTGGAAGTCCACAAGTTCGTGCAGTTACATCCTCATGCTCTAGAATCTGTCCGTAGTAGCAGTCTAGGGTGCTTTGAGCCCCATGTTTGTCCAGGAAACATCCAGTTGTGACTATAAAACTTTATTGCCTGCATACATCAAAATAAAGCTCTGGTCTTCACACTGCCATCTGCTAACAGTTTCAGTATAGCTGTCCTTTGAATTGTAGtaattttcttcttctcatgCTGTAGGGTCACCCATTGACCCTGGACCACTGCCTTCACCACTTCATCTCATCAGAATCAGTGCGGGATGTTGTGTGTGACAACTGTACAAAGGTATGCATTGAACCCCAAATGTCATCGCCAGCTGGCCTGTGTGTGCTGATGTAGCGCCTCTCACACCAGTGACCCTGAGCTCTTCTGACTGTATCCAGTGGGTCTTTTCAGCCACTTCTACTTCTCCCTAATTTGGTTTGGACATTGGCAGCTCATGGACCAAATCTCTTTCCCAGATGAGTTTTGTTTCATGCACAGTGTTTAAAGAATAAACTGTCACGCTGAGATGAGAAATGCCCTCTCCAGTTTGCTGCAGTTGCCTCCAATCCCATTTGTTTTACACCCTTCCTTTTAACCTGTGCTACCTGCCTGACTCCCCTAAGTAACTTGAGTTTTCCCCTCTGACTCAAGAGGAACTGTATGGAACAGAATTTTTGAAGACAGAGAACAATTAATAGATGACATGCCAGTGTCAGAGCATCAGTGTTCGCTCTTCACATTCTCTTCCCTCCACTGTTTCTGTTATTTAATGACTAAGAGGGATCAGGGAAAACAATTCACAAATAACTGGGCAGCTGGGTTCATTTCAGCAGGTAGCAGTCAAGTGCCAATTGTGTGCCGCTATAACACCACTGTGGTCTGCAGCACTCCAAAGCTGTCCTATTTTAGGCATTGCTGCAGAGAAATGTTCCTTTTATTTCAGATTGAAGCCAAGGGAACGTTGAACGGGGAAAAGGTGGAACACCAGAGGACCACTTTTGTTAAACAGTTAAAACTAGGGAAGGTGAGCCCACACTACACACCCTGTTGGCTTTGTTTTGAGGACTCCGTGTATCCTGCCCCTGAAACAACTCGGTTCTCCCGATTTCTCTTCCACCCGCAGCTCCCTCAGTGTCTCTGCATCCACCTACAGCGGCTGAGCTGGTCCAGCCACGGCACGCCTCTGAAGCGGCATGAGCACGTGCAGTTCAATGAGTTCCTGATGATGGACATTTACAAGTACCACCTCCTTGGACATAAACCTAGTCAACACAACCCTAAACTGAACAAGAACCCAGGGCCTACACTGGAGCTGCAGGATGGGCCGGGAGCCCCCACACCAGGTGTGTGCGCGCGAGGAGCCGATGCAGCAGGAATTTTCAGCACAGAGAAAAGCAGTTTGGCATCACCACCTTCTGGGTCCCTTATGACAGGAGCACAAGGCTTGTACAATGGTGCTTAAACTCTTGAGAACAGCAGGATTGGGGGTGGAAGAGGGAAGATTTCTTAGAAGAGGTTAAAATTATGTAGCAGTGAGATGTATCGTTTTTGAAACCATATTACAGATGAAAAAGTACAGAGAGAAACGCTTAAAATTGCAGCTTTGCCTTCTAATTTTTCCGCTAAATGATATAATCATTGGCTCACATCATTccagtgaatttcttttttcgGTCATGTCATTTCCTGTCAGTAGAGGAAATGTAGGGAGGACATGTCCTGGCTAAAGATCACTGAGCCTCTTCTGGGGGTTGAAATGCCTTCTGTACTGAATTATGTATCTGATTCCATTACTGCCCTCAGCTGAGGTCTCATTTAAGCCGGGTAGCTATTATCGCCGGTCTTACTGATAAGAACATGGAGGCTCCACGGGGTTGAATGATTGGTCCAAGGGCAAACACCACACAGGAGAACTGGCCCTAGAATGCCATGTTGGGCCATTTTCTAAAGGTGTCTCATGTGACACACTGAGTTCTTTAGAGTTAGACATGAGGAAAACCCACTCACTTGAAGGGCTCACAGCCTGAACTCACCACCTGTCTGCTGCCCCCAGTTAGGTCAGGATTGTCTCACACCCCATACTTTCCTATTTAGGGTCCCTTactccttttgttctttttatgaccACAGTTGCATGGCCCGACACCTCATCATGTCAGGGAGATTGTGTTTTCCTCTTTCTCATCAAGTCACTAGATTAACATCGAAAAGAGATGAGGTAGGGGACAGACTCTGGTTCAGTCCTTGGCCCTGGTTTTAAATCAAAGACCTCTGCACCCCAGCTTCCCCATCTCCTGGGCTGGGGTGCAGGTTTACTAATGTTGAGAGCATGCTGGCTGTGGTTAAAGATGCCAGCAGTAGGGCCactcgtggtggctcacacctgcaatcccagcactttgggagattgaggtgggaggattgcctgaacccagatgtttgaggctgcagtgagctgtgatcacaccactgtgctccagcctgggcaacagagcaagatcctgtctaaaacacacacaaaaaatgtcaTCAGGAAACTACTTGGTACATAACAGCCCCCAAAAATGACACTTGAAAGGAAAAGACATGTAAATATGGCCTTAATTATGTTGTCTACCCATAAACATGTATGAATGCTATTACACGTTGGTATTCCTTAGAAGCTGACAGAATTAAAGCAAATAGAATgcttagatcagtggttctcaacttggAGGAGTTTTGCCTCCCAAGGGACATTGGGCAGTGTCTGGTAACATTTTTGGTTATCACTACTGGGGGAGGGGTGCTACTGgtgtctagtgggtagaggccagggatgctgttcaACATCCtctaatgcacaggacagcccccgcAACAAAGAATGATCCAGCCAAAACCATCATGGTGCTGCTGTTGAGAAACCTTGGTTTAGGTCAAAAGCCAGTAAATTAGCTACTGATTAACTTTGATACATGGCATTAGCAAACAGGGCTAGGAAGCTCAAAGATCCCAGGCTAGCCGTAAAGCTGGAGCTAGATACACTTTTCCTATTTGGGATTAAGACAGATTATCCCTATTTGAGATTAAGGATAAAGGGCAGATTATTTTATGAATCTATATAATACCaaatgaaatagatttttttctttgtagcattATGGGGAGTTAACTTTCAAGGTAATCAAAACCAGGTTTTGTTTACAGAGCCACTGCTAATTTTCATTGACTCGGGCCTTTTTCTCTTGCAGTTCTGAATCAGCCAGGGGCCCCCAAAACACAGATTTTTATGAATGGCGCCTGCTCCCCATCTTTATTGCCAACGCTGTCAGCGCCGATGCCCTTCCCTCTCCCAGTTGTTCCCGACTACAGGTGAGCCACCCTTTACAAGCCCCATCTTAGAGCTACCACTGCTCTTAGCTTCTAAAATTAGCTTTTCACAGAAATGAATTAAGGAAAATatagatgtttatttttcattttaaggtgAAGTTTCACGATTACacattcctatttatttttgtccaaaatggaaataacttttaaattaaaaatttttaaagtacataaaatttacatatgcatatgtatgtgtgtatatatgtgtgtatgtataaaatataaagaaaatttaaaatttcttgggATACCATCTAGAGATAGCCAATTAAACACTTAGGGTCATGCACTCTATAAAGTTGTACATCACACATACATATAGtgtacataaacacatacacTCATTGATACAAACATCcacatatacacaatatacatATACTCATAGAATGTACATCTTGCCATGCCAGTAAATACAGATCTGTATTTTAATAGTTGTGTAGCATTTGGTGGTATGGACTTACCATTGTATTCATCCCCTATTTAACATtagcattcttttgtttttgcctATAAAGTCTTTTTGTTAAAATTGTAAACCCCTGACATGTGTTCGTATCATTCAGCTCCTCCACATACCTCTTCCGGCTGATGGCAGTTGTCGTCCACCATGGAGACATGCACTCTGGACACTTTGTCACTTACCGACGGTCCCCACCTTCTGCCAGGAACCCTCTCTCAACTAGCAATCAGTGGCTGTGGGTCTCCGATGACACTGTCCGCAAGGCCAGCCTGCAGGAGGTCCTGTCCTCCAGCGCCTACCTGCTGTTCTACGAGCGCGTCCTTTCCAGGATGCAGCACCAGAGCCAGGAGTGCAAGTCTGAAGAATGACTGTGCCCTCCTGCAAGGCTAGAGCTGATGGCACTGTCTGCACTGTccaggaaaaaagtaaaactgtacTGTTGCGTGTGCAAGCGGCCCCACTAGAGCCTTCCAGCCTTCTGGTGTGTTCTAAGAGCAGGCTCCACCTGGGAGCCAGCCCCAGTTCACACCAAACCAGGCTCCCTGAACAGTCCTGTTCATGTGTGTAGGTGGTTCTGTTGTGTTAAGAAAGCATTCATTATGTCCGGAGTGTCTTTTTACTCATCTGATACAGGTAATTAAAAGAACTCAGATTCTTGAAGCCACCGTTTTCATATTGTAATGTTAGGTGTTCTCAGAGGGGAGGTACCTTTGTCTAATCAACGTTTCCACttagatcttttatttttaataagcagGCCCATAAAAATTGTTGACAAGaattaatgaaattattaaaggcaacaatttagaagaaaaagtgCCTTTCACTTTCGATTGCTTTTGTAGCACGTCCATTGTGAAATATTCCTTCCAGGCTACTCAAAGGATAGCAAGAGAACAGGTAAATGATGCCTAAAGAACACCTTCCTTTTTCTATGCCTTTTCTAATCTTTCAATTCTTTCTATGGAGTAAAGGCTCATCTGCCAAATCTGCCCCCTGGGGAAACTCTTTCACTACTTTGTCAGTTATAAGTGAAGAGCTTACTTGttgcttttatcttttgtatattgGACTGAGATGTAATTACACTGTATTATAAAACTCTGTGAATAGCCAGAACTGAGCTGGATCTTTGCAACACCTGATTCCTCTGCTCTGTGGAAAACTTTTTCTTACACAAGGATCCACTGTGGACGGTTACtttcatctgtttatttattgCCCATGCAGAGCTCTTAAGGTTTACAGGTGGGAGCTTGGGGCTGTATAAAAAAATAATCCCTGCCCTGAGTTGACACCTGGCTTAGGAAGGAAGGGCTGACTATGGGGCTGcagtctctctgaacctcagtttcctcatttgtgaagtgAAGGGTTAGATTTGATGACCACCAAAGTTCAGCCCTTTTCACGAAAAGGAGAAAGcagcttttgactttttaaaaaacatataactaCAGCTGGCATCTAGTATTGTCATGTTGCTCTAGGTCCATAttctgaatttattcatttccaatAGCCTAATACAAAAAGTATATATTGAgcactttcttcccttttcaggTAAGTCTCTGAATGCAGCCCAGGGCCAAAGGAATTTTGATGACACAGTAGTACCTATGTTTTaagctatatttttaatttagaaaaatggaTACCAAATTCAAACCGACTCATCAGAGGTAAGATTTGGAATCAGACCTTTCCAAAAGGTCATCTGAGGTAAGGCTAAGACCGCACTTCCTCTGCTGGGGGTGAGCTGGCAGACACACCAAACAGTGCCTTGGCAGCAGCTCACAGTGCAGGAAGCCCAGGTGATCACTCTTCTGCTGGGCCCAGGCTGCACCCTGAGGACTCAGTAACTCACTCTCAACAGAATATTCTGTGCAGGCTCTCCAGGCTCTGGGCGTCAGGGTGCAAGGGGCAGCTTGAACTGTACGGTCCGTCCTGCACTCACCCGATGCAGACCTTGACTTTGATGTTGAAATGAACACACTTGTTTTACCCAAGTCTGGTGGAACAAATGCCCAATCATGTGACCTTAAAGTGTACTGCAAAGCTGTAGCTTTAAGTAATTGCTGTTCTGCCACTGCTTACTCTGAAATCTACCATCAAAGAAAGATAGAGAAAAGGGGCTGAGCCTTGGAATATATGGTTATAAGCAGATCTTTCTTTGGTCAGAGACCAGGGTTTGAGCCAAGGCTGTAAATGTGAACAATAGCTGTGCAAAGCCTTTTAACCTGACTTcttcattttgtaaattattaTGCATTAAGTAGCAGCCCAATAatctgatttctagttttattttcaaagtaagtAGCTTCTTTTGGGAAAAACCTAAGTTAAACTAGTAGTTTTGCCATAATAACTGCTGATTTATGTATTTGCTAAAGGTACTTTTGTATCTGCTGTGTATTATagcaataaaataatcattttgttagaaaaaaatcacctggTGTTCTTTTGTAATACACTGATCTGTTACAAACATCATCTTTCTGAATTCTGCATTGTTACATAACAAGCCCTACGCTTTAAACCTTTCTGTGTTCCCTGTTGGTAAGGGAAATGCCAGCTCCCTCTTAGAGtcgagagggaaagagaaaagagaaaaactgttaaaaatgtttttattttttagtaagcAAAATTTTACGAAAAGTCAGATTCACCCGTGGAGCCAGAACCTTCTTTCTCACGGGAAGACTGTGGTACCAGTGCGTGTTGGTCGGGTGGTTCATCATTAGTAAGCTCCCGTGGGCCAGCGGCAGCCTGACCACCGCCACCCTCCTGGAGGGGCTTTTCCCACGGGAATCCTTATGCCGGAAGACAAAGTCTCTGCAGGCACCGAAGGAGACAGAGGCAATGGGGCTCCCAGGGGCCAGTTCTCTTTCATCATCTCGGTGCTCCCCGATGTGGTCACAGCCATCTTTATACCtgcaatgagaaaacaaacacagTGCATAAAAACAACCCTCTCCTGAAACTCACCAGCACCGCCAGCCCTCGTTTTCCTCACAGTGTGAAACAGCACTCTGCATGGCTGTACCTGCCGTTGTTTCTGCGAGGGCTTGAGGTCCACAGTGGGCTCTAAGATAAGCCAACGCTGAAGAGGTCTGTTGACGTATTTGTTCATGtgacttatttattattatttttgagagggtctcgctctgtcacccaggctgaagtgcagtggcacaatcatagctcactgcagcctcggcctcctgggctcaagtgattctcccacttcagcctcccaagtagctgggactataggtatgcaccaccccacctagctaatttcttttcttttgcagaaacagtttcaccatgttacccaggctggtctcaaactcgggctcaagcaattcactctccttggcctcccaaagtgttgggattacaggcatgagtcaccacgtccGGCCAGTTCATGTGCTTTAAAACTGAAGACACCCAAAGCCAAAATCACGTCTTACTGTAGTTCCCCTGGCCAGTCTATGTAAACCTTTATCACATGATTTTGCCCTGCACTCAAAGGCCATACTCTGCATAGCCCGGCCCCTGCCCACTGCTGAGCTCATGCCATCCCCTTCTTTCCCTCATTCACTGCTTTCCGGCCATCCTGCAGCATTTTTGCTTCACAGACACTCCAGAGTCCCTCTGCTCTCCCTCCAGATGTCTGTGGCTGGCACTCTCCATTTAGTTATCAGCTCAAACGCACTGCCTCAGCCCTCCTCTAACCACCCCATCTGAAGTGACCTTCCCTTAAACCCACCCAGGGTTCTCCACCAGGGTGATTCTGCCCCAGGGGACAGgtattggggggtgggggacactaCTTGCAATCTAGTGGATGGAGGCCAGGGATCTGCTCAACATCCTGCAAGGCACAGGTCAGCCCCAACAACAACGAATGACTGGGCCCAAAATGTCTGCAGTGCTGCCGTTGAGAAACCTTGCCCTAATCGCAAACCTCTCAGCCATTCTCAGTCAAATCggcctgtttaattttttgcaAGATGGTTATCACTGTCTGAAATCGTCTAGGGTCAGGCATAGtcgttcacgcctgtaatcccagcactttgggaggctgaggtgggaggatcgcttgagcctagcagtttgagaccaagcctgggcaacatagaaaaaccctgtctcaaaaaaaaaaaagaaagaaaaagagaagaagaaattatcTCATTCAGCTGTTTGTTCAGGAGTTAATCACCTCTCACTTCCTACTCCGGGATGAGCTCCAGGATCCAGGAAGACCGAGTGCTGGCGCTATTCCACTCTTAGAGCCCCAGTGTACTAAGAAATGATTTGTACCAATGAACCAAATAGGGTGGAACCCTAAACACTTCCTTTTGGAGGAGACAGAAGACTTGTAACATTGAGTCCACTAAACAGGGTGTCACCTGTTGATGAGCACAAAGTTGAAGGTCTGTCCAGTCACCCCAGAGACGTGATCCCGGATGCGCTCTAGAACTGGGATCCAGGGCTTTGGAGACAGCGTGAGGCCTGAAAATGTGTAGGTC
This sequence is a window from Homo sapiens chromosome 12, GRCh38.p14 Primary Assembly. Protein-coding genes within it:
- the USP30 gene encoding ubiquitin carboxyl-terminal hydrolase 30 isoform X6; this encodes MRYKVMKNWGVIGGIAAALAAGIYVIWGPITERKKRRKGLVPGLVNLGNTCFMNSLLQGLSACPAFIRWLEEFTSQYSRDQKEPPSHQYLSLTLLHLLKALSCQEVTDDEVLDASCLLDVLRMYRWQISSFEEQDAHELFHVITSSLEDERDRQPRVTHLFDVHSLEQQSEITPKQITCRTRGSPHPTSNHWKSQHPFHGRLTSNMVCKHCEHQSPVRFDTFDSLSLSIPAATWGHPLTLDHCLHHFISSESVRDVVCDNCTKIEAKGTLNGEKVEHQRTTFVKQLKLGKLPQCLCIHLQRLSWSSHGTPLKRHEHVQFNEFLMMDIYKYHLLGHKPSQHNPKLNKNPGPTLELQDGPGAPTPVLNQPGAPKTQIFMNGACSPSLLPTLSAPMPFPLPVVPDYSSSTYLFRLMAVVVHHGDMHSGHFVTYRRSPPSARNPLSTSNQWLWVSDDTVRKASLQEVLSSSAYLLFYERVLSRMQHQSQECKSEE
- the USP30 gene encoding ubiquitin carboxyl-terminal hydrolase 30 isoform 1 (isoform 1 is encoded by transcript variant 1); this translates as MLSSRAEAAMTAADRAIQRFLRTGAAVRYKVMKNWGVIGGIAAALAAGIYVIWGPITERKKRRKGLVPGLVNLGNTCFMNSLLQGLSACPAFIRWLEEFTSQYSRDQKEPPSHQYLSLTLLHLLKALSCQEVTDDEVLDASCLLDVLRMYRWQISSFEEQDAHELFHVITSSLEDERDRQPRVTHLFDVHSLEQQSEITPKQITCRTRGSPHPTSNHWKSQHPFHGRLTSNMVCKHCEHQSPVRFDTFDSLSLSIPAATWGHPLTLDHCLHHFISSESVRDVVCDNCTKIEAKGTLNGEKVEHQRTTFVKQLKLGKLPQCLCIHLQRLSWSSHGTPLKRHEHVQFNEFLMMDIYKYHLLGHKPSQHNPKLNKNPGPTLELQDGPGAPTPVLNQPGAPKTQIFMNGACSPSLLPTLSAPMPFPLPVVPDYSSSTYLFRLMAVVVHHGDMHSGHFVTYRRSPPSARNPLSTSNQWLWVSDDTVRKASLQEVLSSSAYLLFYERVLSRMQHQSQECKSEE
- the USP30 gene encoding ubiquitin carboxyl-terminal hydrolase 30 isoform X5; its protein translation is MLSSRAEAAMTAADRAIQRFLRTGAAVRYKVMKNWGVIGGIAAALAAGIYVIWGPITERKKRRKALSCQEVTDDEVLDASCLLDVLRMYRWQISSFEEQDAHELFHVITSSLEDERDRQPRVTHLFDVHSLEQQSEITPKQITCRTRGSPHPTSNHWKSQHPFHGRLTSNMVCKHCEHQSPVRFDTFDSLSLSIPAATWGHPLTLDHCLHHFISSESVRDVVCDNCTKIEAKGTLNGEKVEHQRTTFVKQLKLGKLPQCLCIHLQRLSWSSHGTPLKRHEHVQFNEFLMMDIYKYHLLGHKPSQHNPKLNKNPGPTLELQDGPGAPTPGVCARGADAAGIFSTEKSSLASPPSGSLMTGAQGLYNVLNQPGAPKTQIFMNGACSPSLLPTLSAPMPFPLPVVPDYSSSTYLFRLMAVVVHHGDMHSGHFVTYRRSPPSARNPLSTSNQWLWVSDDTVRKASLQEVLSSSAYLLFYERVLSRMQHQSQECKSEE
- the USP30 gene encoding ubiquitin carboxyl-terminal hydrolase 30 isoform X9, which produces MYRWQISSFEEQDAHELFHVITSSLEDERDRQPRVTHLFDVHSLEQQSEITPKQITCRTRGSPHPTSNHWKSQHPFHGRLTSNMVCKHCEHQSPVRFDTFDSLSLSIPAATWGHPLTLDHCLHHFISSESVRDVVCDNCTKIEAKGTLNGEKVEHQRTTFVKQLKLGKLPQCLCIHLQRLSWSSHGTPLKRHEHVQFNEFLMMDIYKYHLLGHKPSQHNPKLNKNPGPTLELQDGPGAPTPGVCARGADAAGIFSTEKSSLASPPSGSLMTGAQGLYNVLNQPGAPKTQIFMNGACSPSLLPTLSAPMPFPLPVVPDYSSSTYLFRLMAVVVHHGDMHSGHFVTYRRSPPSARNPLSTSNQWLWVSDDTVRKASLQEVLSSSAYLLFYERVLSRMQHQSQECKSEE
- the USP30 gene encoding ubiquitin carboxyl-terminal hydrolase 30 isoform X4, whose product is MLSSRAEAAMTAADRAIQRFLRTGAAVRYKVMKNWGVIGGIAAALAAGIYVIWGPITERKKRRKGLVPGLVNLGNTCFMNSLLQGLSACPAFIRWLEEFTSQYSRDQKEPPSHQYLSLTLLHLLKALSCQEVTDDEVLDASCLLDVLRMYRWQISSFEEQDAHELFHVITSSLEDERDRQPRVTHLFDVHSLEQSEITPKQITCRTRGSPHPTSNHWKSQHPFHGRLTSNMVCKHCEHQSPVRFDTFDSLSLSIPAATWGHPLTLDHCLHHFISSESVRDVVCDNCTKIEAKGTLNGEKVEHQRTTFVKQLKLGKLPQCLCIHLQRLSWSSHGTPLKRHEHVQFNEFLMMDIYKYHLLGHKPSQHNPKLNKNPGPTLELQDGPGAPTPVLNQPGAPKTQIFMNGACSPSLLPTLSAPMPFPLPVVPDYSSSTYLFRLMAVVVHHGDMHSGHFVTYRRSPPSARNPLSTSNQWLWVSDDTVRKASLQEVLSSSAYLLFYERVLSRMQHQSQECKSEE
- the USP30 gene encoding ubiquitin carboxyl-terminal hydrolase 30 isoform X1; translated protein: MLSSRAEAAMTAADRAIQRFLRTGAAVRYKVMKNWGVIGGIAAALAAGIYVIWGPITERKKRRKGLVPGLVNLGNTCFMNSLLQGLSACPAFIRWLEEFTSQYSRDQKEPPSHQYLSLTLLHLLKALSCQEVTDDEVLDASCLLDVLRMYRWQISSFEEQDAHELFHVITSSLEDERDRQPRVTHLFDVHSLEQQSEITPKQITCRTRGSPHPTSNHWKSQHPFHGRLTSNMVCKHCEHQSPVRFDTFDSLSLSIPAATWGHPLTLDHCLHHFISSESVRDVVCDNCTKIEAKGTLNGEKVEHQRTTFVKQLKLGKLPQCLCIHLQRLSWSSHGTPLKRHEHVQFNEFLMMDIYKYHLLGHKPSQHNPKLNKNPGPTLELQDGPGAPTPGVCARGADAAGIFSTEKSSLASPPSGSLMTGAQGLYNVLNQPGAPKTQIFMNGACSPSLLPTLSAPMPFPLPVVPDYSSSTYLFRLMAVVVHHGDMHSGHFVTYRRSPPSARNPLSTSNQWLWVSDDTVRKASLQEVLSSSAYLLFYERVLSRMQHQSQECKSEE
- the USP30 gene encoding ubiquitin carboxyl-terminal hydrolase 30 isoform X8; the protein is MLSSRAEAAMTAADRAIQRFLRTGAAVRYKVMKNWGVIGGIAAALAAGIYVIWGPITERKKRRKALSCQEVTDDEVLDASCLLDVLRMYRWQISSFEEQDAHELFHVITSSLEDERDRQPRVTHLFDVHSLEQSEITPKQITCRTRGSPHPTSNHWKSQHPFHGRLTSNMVCKHCEHQSPVRFDTFDSLSLSIPAATWGHPLTLDHCLHHFISSESVRDVVCDNCTKIEAKGTLNGEKVEHQRTTFVKQLKLGKLPQCLCIHLQRLSWSSHGTPLKRHEHVQFNEFLMMDIYKYHLLGHKPSQHNPKLNKNPGPTLELQDGPGAPTPVLNQPGAPKTQIFMNGACSPSLLPTLSAPMPFPLPVVPDYSSSTYLFRLMAVVVHHGDMHSGHFVTYRRSPPSARNPLSTSNQWLWVSDDTVRKASLQEVLSSSAYLLFYERVLSRMQHQSQECKSEE
- the USP30 gene encoding ubiquitin carboxyl-terminal hydrolase 30 isoform X3; amino-acid sequence: MKNWGVIGGIAAALAAGIYVIWGPITERKKRRKGLVPGLVNLGNTCFMNSLLQGLSACPAFIRWLEEFTSQYSRDQKEPPSHQYLSLTLLHLLKALSCQEVTDDEVLDASCLLDVLRMYRWQISSFEEQDAHELFHVITSSLEDERDRQPRVTHLFDVHSLEQQSEITPKQITCRTRGSPHPTSNHWKSQHPFHGRLTSNMVCKHCEHQSPVRFDTFDSLSLSIPAATWGHPLTLDHCLHHFISSESVRDVVCDNCTKIEAKGTLNGEKVEHQRTTFVKQLKLGKLPQCLCIHLQRLSWSSHGTPLKRHEHVQFNEFLMMDIYKYHLLGHKPSQHNPKLNKNPGPTLELQDGPGAPTPGVCARGADAAGIFSTEKSSLASPPSGSLMTGAQGLYNVLNQPGAPKTQIFMNGACSPSLLPTLSAPMPFPLPVVPDYSSSTYLFRLMAVVVHHGDMHSGHFVTYRRSPPSARNPLSTSNQWLWVSDDTVRKASLQEVLSSSAYLLFYERVLSRMQHQSQECKSEE
- the USP30 gene encoding ubiquitin carboxyl-terminal hydrolase 30 isoform 2 (isoform 2 is encoded by transcript variant 2), producing the protein MKNWGVIGGIAAALAAGIYVIWGPITERKKRRKGLVPGLVNLGNTCFMNSLLQGLSACPAFIRWLEEFTSQYSRDQKEPPSHQYLSLTLLHLLKALSCQEVTDDEVLDASCLLDVLRMYRWQISSFEEQDAHELFHVITSSLEDERDRQPRVTHLFDVHSLEQQSEITPKQITCRTRGSPHPTSNHWKSQHPFHGRLTSNMVCKHCEHQSPVRFDTFDSLSLSIPAATWGHPLTLDHCLHHFISSESVRDVVCDNCTKIEAKGTLNGEKVEHQRTTFVKQLKLGKLPQCLCIHLQRLSWSSHGTPLKRHEHVQFNEFLMMDIYKYHLLGHKPSQHNPKLNKNPGPTLELQDGPGAPTPVLNQPGAPKTQIFMNGACSPSLLPTLSAPMPFPLPVVPDYSSSTYLFRLMAVVVHHGDMHSGHFVTYRRSPPSARNPLSTSNQWLWVSDDTVRKASLQEVLSSSAYLLFYERVLSRMQHQSQECKSEE